A single genomic interval of Granulicella tundricola MP5ACTX9 harbors:
- a CDS encoding sugar kinase, which produces MKARTGLPIGEPEGGETSVVSPRHGVSGGLKLKAAQDTKWDLVSLGEVMLRFDPGEQRITRTRNFRVWEGGGEYNVARGLRRCFGKRTAIVTALVDNPVGRLLEDLMLEGGVDLSHVLWSAYDGVGRESRNGVYFLERGHGVRAGMGMMDRGHTPISQLRAGQVDWDVIFAREGARWFHTGGIMCALSAESPAFVKEAMEAAKRNGAVVSFDCNYRASLWKEQGGRQGSIDVNRSLMPYVDVLFGHEGDIAAVMGESSHGPPWHDEASFAEMSARVVSEFKNVKVIATTTRRPKTATRNDWAAFGYAEGSVYKSKDYLDLDILDRVGGGDSFAAGLIYGLLNGKGMEWALDCGVAHGALAMTTPGDSSQATLAEVEKLMSGGGAGTQR; this is translated from the coding sequence ATGAAGGCTCGGACGGGATTACCGATTGGTGAGCCGGAGGGCGGCGAGACGAGTGTGGTCTCGCCGCGGCATGGAGTGTCTGGCGGGCTGAAGCTGAAGGCTGCGCAGGATACCAAGTGGGACCTGGTGAGCTTGGGTGAGGTGATGCTGCGGTTCGATCCGGGCGAGCAGAGAATTACGCGGACGAGGAACTTTCGGGTATGGGAGGGTGGCGGCGAGTATAACGTCGCGCGTGGACTGCGGCGGTGCTTTGGAAAGCGGACGGCGATCGTCACGGCGCTGGTAGATAATCCAGTGGGACGGCTGCTTGAAGATCTGATGCTGGAGGGTGGGGTGGACCTCAGCCATGTGCTTTGGTCGGCGTATGACGGGGTGGGGCGGGAGTCGCGCAATGGCGTTTATTTTCTGGAACGCGGGCATGGCGTTCGGGCCGGGATGGGGATGATGGATCGGGGGCATACGCCGATCTCTCAACTGCGGGCCGGGCAGGTGGATTGGGATGTGATCTTCGCCCGTGAGGGTGCGCGGTGGTTTCATACGGGCGGGATCATGTGTGCCTTGTCGGCTGAATCTCCCGCGTTTGTGAAGGAAGCGATGGAGGCGGCTAAGCGGAATGGGGCGGTGGTGAGCTTCGATTGCAACTACCGTGCTTCGTTGTGGAAGGAACAGGGTGGCCGGCAGGGTTCGATCGATGTGAACCGCAGCCTGATGCCGTATGTGGATGTGCTGTTTGGGCATGAGGGGGATATTGCGGCGGTGATGGGCGAGAGCTCGCATGGGCCGCCGTGGCATGATGAGGCGAGCTTTGCGGAGATGTCCGCGCGGGTGGTTTCGGAGTTCAAGAACGTCAAGGTGATTGCTACGACGACTCGGCGGCCTAAGACAGCGACGCGCAATGACTGGGCTGCGTTTGGGTATGCAGAGGGCTCGGTTTATAAGAGCAAGGACTACCTGGATCTGGATATTCTGGACCGGGTTGGGGGTGGGGATTCTTTTGCCGCAGGGCTGATCTATGGGCTGCTGAACGGCAAGGGGATGGAGTGGGCGCTCGACTGCGGCGTGGCGCATGGTGCGCTTGCGATGACGACGCCGGGCGATAGCTCGCAGGCTACGCTGGCGGAGGTTGAGAAGCTGATGAGTGGTGGTGGGGCGGGAACACAGCGGTGA
- the eda gene encoding bifunctional 4-hydroxy-2-oxoglutarate aldolase/2-dehydro-3-deoxy-phosphogluconate aldolase — translation MKKAEVLLAMQEIGLVPVLRAESVERALALAEAIAAGGVTCLEITMTVPGAMQVMRKLAETRPDILIGAGTVLDPETARMCILEGAQFVVSPALNLKTVEMCQRYSIAVLPGALTPTEIVTAWQAGADVVKVFPASAMGGASYLKSIKAPLPQVELIPTGGVSLATAEDFLKAGAFALGVGADLADAKSVAEGRPEVVTESARRYLGIVKTYRAKLAAA, via the coding sequence GTGAAGAAGGCTGAAGTGTTGTTGGCGATGCAGGAGATTGGGTTGGTGCCGGTGTTACGGGCGGAGTCTGTGGAACGTGCGCTTGCTCTGGCGGAGGCGATCGCCGCGGGTGGGGTGACTTGCCTGGAGATCACGATGACCGTGCCGGGTGCGATGCAGGTGATGCGCAAGCTGGCGGAGACTCGGCCGGATATCTTGATTGGGGCGGGGACGGTGCTCGATCCGGAGACGGCGCGGATGTGCATCCTGGAGGGGGCACAATTTGTGGTGTCGCCTGCTTTGAATTTGAAGACGGTAGAGATGTGCCAGCGGTACTCGATTGCGGTGCTGCCGGGTGCGCTGACGCCTACGGAGATTGTGACGGCGTGGCAGGCGGGGGCGGATGTGGTGAAGGTGTTTCCGGCTAGTGCTATGGGTGGGGCTTCTTACCTCAAGAGCATCAAGGCTCCTTTGCCGCAGGTGGAGTTGATTCCTACCGGTGGTGTGTCTTTGGCTACGGCTGAGGATTTTTTGAAGGCTGGGGCTTTTGCTTTGGGGGTTGGGGCGGATCTTGCGGATGCCAAGTCTGTGGCGGAGGGTCGGCCTGAGGTTGTGACGGAGTCGGCTCGGCGGTATTTGGGGATTGTGAAGACGTATCGGGCTAAGTTGGCGGCTGCGTAA
- a CDS encoding alginate lyase family protein: MPTRRAFCQLAAATLAAPHLRAQTTRPNLREIDHDSIQAAASKALARPVTTGTPDSQAFLDLTLDIPALAAANYLTPDPSYPGAALKHLTPWFVSTKTKLPTLTEHENDILLTAPLAELAVALPFLGLTPPELAEIKLWFAEYLTWLNESRTALLARDSKDHHASSWLLQVAAYAHLTANDAILTENRHRFKSQTIRAQIEATGLFPHELPMPDPFRNSLMNLDLLAGACVLLSTQFDSVWDHELQDGPGMRAAISRHAPYIEHPTTWPYPADQTHFHELPCRRPALLFAARAYSQVPYADLWRTLKPDPTSPEILRAFPIRQPILWLAQPRFVPI; encoded by the coding sequence ATGCCCACCCGCCGCGCATTCTGCCAACTCGCCGCAGCCACCCTTGCAGCCCCGCATCTCCGAGCCCAGACCACCCGCCCCAACCTCCGCGAAATCGATCACGACAGCATCCAAGCCGCCGCATCCAAGGCCCTCGCCCGCCCAGTCACAACCGGCACCCCAGACTCTCAAGCCTTCCTGGACCTGACCCTCGACATCCCAGCCCTGGCCGCCGCAAACTACCTCACCCCGGACCCCAGCTATCCCGGCGCCGCCCTCAAGCACCTCACCCCATGGTTCGTCTCCACCAAGACCAAACTCCCCACCCTCACGGAACACGAGAATGACATTCTCCTCACCGCCCCCTTAGCCGAGCTAGCCGTAGCCCTCCCATTCCTCGGCCTCACCCCACCTGAGCTAGCCGAGATCAAACTCTGGTTCGCCGAATACCTCACCTGGCTCAATGAATCCCGCACCGCCCTCTTGGCACGCGACTCCAAAGATCACCACGCCAGCTCCTGGCTCCTGCAGGTCGCAGCCTACGCCCACCTCACCGCCAACGACGCCATCCTCACCGAAAACCGTCACCGCTTCAAGTCCCAGACCATCCGCGCACAGATCGAAGCCACCGGCCTCTTCCCCCACGAACTCCCAATGCCCGATCCCTTCCGCAACTCTCTCATGAACCTGGATCTCCTCGCCGGAGCCTGCGTCCTCCTCTCCACCCAGTTCGACTCCGTCTGGGATCACGAGCTTCAGGACGGCCCCGGCATGCGCGCCGCCATCTCCCGCCACGCGCCCTACATCGAGCACCCCACCACCTGGCCCTATCCCGCCGACCAGACCCACTTCCACGAGCTTCCCTGCCGCCGTCCCGCCCTGCTCTTCGCCGCCCGAGCCTACTCGCAGGTCCCCTACGCCGACCTCTGGCGCACCCTCAAGCCCGACCCCACCAGCCCGGAGATCCTACGCGCCTTCCCCATCCGCCAGCCCATCCTCTGGCTCGCACAACCCCGCTTCGTCCCCATCTAA
- a CDS encoding type 2 periplasmic-binding domain-containing protein: protein MLPKLLIILATLSLPACAQSIETIRTTKLLRCAIDQEPPEYTTEDLHGPRVAFDLELCHAVALAIGPDIKVQPILVSDEAEAISVLKARHADLAPTLSLNLTNATTPGLWLGLPIVLDGTGFMVPTATLDVKSLSGKKICFFAETETETILKTWFTQNHLDFLPYPFSEEGEMDAAYTTGNCAAMAGDLTRLASTRQNYGRAAARYKLLPTLIASAPLAPASTDPTLTQLATWTNQLLLNAEALNITHIPEHSQDPAIQRLLGQTHELGPRLHLDDAWPIRVLTTLGNYADLYARTLPTVPLPHPTPLPLD, encoded by the coding sequence ATGCTCCCCAAACTCCTCATCATCCTCGCCACGCTTTCTCTCCCCGCCTGCGCCCAATCCATCGAAACCATCCGCACCACAAAACTCCTCCGCTGCGCCATCGACCAGGAGCCGCCAGAGTACACAACCGAAGACCTCCACGGTCCCCGCGTAGCCTTCGACCTCGAACTCTGCCATGCCGTAGCCCTGGCCATCGGCCCCGATATCAAGGTCCAGCCCATCCTCGTCTCGGACGAAGCAGAAGCCATCTCCGTCCTCAAAGCCCGCCATGCCGACCTGGCTCCCACCCTCAGCCTCAACCTCACCAACGCCACCACTCCCGGCCTCTGGCTCGGCTTGCCCATCGTCCTCGACGGCACCGGCTTCATGGTCCCCACCGCCACGCTCGACGTAAAATCCCTCTCCGGCAAAAAGATCTGCTTCTTTGCCGAGACAGAAACCGAGACCATCCTCAAAACCTGGTTCACCCAGAACCACCTCGACTTCCTGCCCTACCCCTTCTCAGAGGAAGGCGAGATGGACGCCGCCTACACCACCGGCAACTGCGCCGCCATGGCCGGTGACCTCACCCGCCTCGCCTCCACCCGCCAGAACTACGGCCGCGCCGCAGCTCGTTACAAGCTCCTCCCCACCCTCATCGCCTCCGCCCCACTGGCCCCCGCCTCCACCGACCCCACCCTCACCCAGCTCGCCACCTGGACCAACCAGCTCCTCCTCAACGCCGAAGCCCTCAACATCACCCACATCCCCGAGCACTCTCAAGACCCTGCCATCCAACGCCTCCTCGGCCAGACCCACGAACTAGGCCCCCGCCTCCACCTCGACGACGCCTGGCCTATCCGCGTCCTCACCACCCTAGGCAACTACGCCGACCTCTACGCCCGCACCCTCCCCACAGTTCCCCTGCCCCACCCCACTCCGCTCCCCTTGGACTGA
- a CDS encoding phospholipase C: MAKTLPTLALLLSTAAYAQQPLTTAPPSGPAPRPYLTKREPTLTEAQKLALLRQHIKYVFVLFQENRSFDFYFGSYPGAEGLYSKPAAEIPGFTQPLVDTDGTVRTITPFRIPPFITDANGKAVPIYPSDLASVNHSHTAMDAKLNFDSADLSKNDRFALTEEGVTLNSEGKPSKFPSLERKQYGELVMGHLDCDTAPFLWRYADRFTLFDHFFATELGPSTPNAIAMISGQVGETQWMLHPEEVTRPGYPGVPMLADPQPFYGIKKESSGKAKQANDPKTKTNSVNFTFAALPLSFMGQDAKATTATDDDPAADLRDVKEDIEKIAGHPNRATPWGWYQQGYDHEPIDPAGQVTHKSYVSHHNAPAYFGYVANNAGVETHIHGLNDFFEDVAARRLPPNGVFYVRGGYGNIRGLHPLDPNPRLATVFNGNDDHPGYSDSQLSEALLAEEINAITQSPYWAQSAILIAYDESDGLYDHAQPHVRGHGPNKEPLDQGPRIPFLLISPYGNAHAVSHEPAEHSSIIKFVDNLFNLIPLADLPDEQKARAIGVEKFHEKNMGPADDQVEGIGNLFSAFSNARLLGKRPLLPASYAQIPVPEINAFPHYDYKGCSVMNIKPTDANLPNPIPADFNPRPDTTPGNPKSGNWAP, from the coding sequence ATGGCGAAAACCCTTCCCACCCTCGCGCTCCTTCTCTCGACCGCCGCCTACGCTCAGCAGCCCCTCACCACCGCGCCACCCTCCGGACCAGCCCCGCGCCCATACCTCACCAAACGCGAGCCCACCCTCACCGAAGCCCAGAAGCTCGCACTCCTCCGCCAGCACATCAAGTACGTCTTCGTCCTCTTCCAGGAGAACCGCTCCTTCGACTTCTACTTCGGCTCCTACCCCGGCGCGGAAGGCCTCTACAGCAAGCCCGCAGCGGAGATCCCCGGCTTCACCCAGCCCCTCGTCGATACCGACGGCACCGTCCGCACCATCACTCCCTTCCGCATCCCGCCCTTCATCACCGACGCCAACGGCAAAGCAGTCCCCATCTACCCATCCGATCTCGCCAGCGTCAACCACAGCCACACGGCCATGGACGCCAAACTCAACTTCGACTCCGCCGACCTCTCCAAGAACGACCGCTTCGCCCTCACCGAAGAAGGCGTCACCCTCAATTCCGAAGGCAAGCCCTCCAAGTTTCCGTCGCTCGAGCGCAAGCAGTATGGCGAGCTCGTCATGGGCCACCTCGACTGCGACACCGCACCCTTCCTCTGGCGCTACGCCGACCGCTTCACCCTCTTCGACCACTTCTTCGCCACCGAGCTCGGCCCGTCCACTCCGAACGCCATCGCCATGATCTCCGGCCAGGTTGGCGAGACCCAGTGGATGCTTCACCCCGAAGAGGTCACGCGCCCTGGCTACCCCGGCGTCCCCATGCTCGCCGATCCCCAGCCCTTCTATGGCATCAAGAAAGAATCCTCCGGCAAGGCCAAGCAGGCCAACGACCCCAAGACCAAAACCAACTCCGTCAACTTCACCTTCGCCGCCCTGCCCCTCAGCTTCATGGGCCAGGACGCCAAAGCCACCACCGCTACAGACGATGACCCCGCCGCCGACCTCCGCGACGTCAAGGAAGACATAGAAAAGATCGCCGGCCACCCCAACCGCGCCACCCCGTGGGGCTGGTACCAGCAGGGCTATGACCACGAGCCCATCGACCCCGCCGGCCAGGTCACACACAAGTCATACGTCTCCCACCACAACGCGCCGGCTTACTTCGGCTACGTCGCCAACAACGCCGGAGTAGAAACCCACATCCACGGCCTGAACGACTTCTTTGAAGACGTCGCCGCCCGCCGTCTTCCGCCCAATGGCGTCTTCTACGTGCGGGGCGGCTACGGCAACATCCGCGGCCTGCACCCGCTCGACCCCAATCCCCGCCTCGCCACTGTCTTCAACGGCAACGACGATCACCCCGGCTACTCCGACTCGCAGCTCTCCGAAGCCCTGCTTGCGGAAGAGATCAACGCCATCACCCAGAGCCCCTATTGGGCCCAGTCCGCCATCCTCATCGCCTATGACGAGTCCGACGGCCTCTACGACCATGCTCAGCCCCACGTCCGCGGCCACGGACCCAACAAGGAGCCGCTCGACCAGGGCCCCCGCATCCCGTTCCTGCTCATCTCGCCCTACGGCAACGCCCACGCTGTCTCGCATGAGCCGGCCGAGCACTCCTCCATCATCAAGTTCGTCGACAACCTCTTCAACCTCATCCCCCTTGCCGATCTGCCCGATGAGCAGAAGGCCCGCGCCATCGGCGTAGAGAAGTTCCACGAAAAGAACATGGGCCCCGCGGACGATCAGGTGGAAGGTATAGGCAATCTCTTCAGCGCCTTCTCAAACGCCCGCCTCCTCGGCAAACGCCCGCTGCTCCCAGCCTCCTACGCCCAGATTCCAGTGCCGGAGATCAATGCCTTCCCCCACTACGACTACAAGGGCTGCAGCGTCATGAACATCAAACCCACAGACGCCAACCTCCCCAACCCCATCCCCGCCGACTTCAACCCCCGCCCGGACACCACCCCCGGCAACCCCAAATCCGGCAACTGGGCCCCGTAG
- a CDS encoding HTTM domain-containing protein codes for MTFSSLRTSLTEYLFKPVSPWPAAVYRILFGLCVCATLLLLHGDWSNWFGVHGWITPDTIDQAETGFRLNLFALAPHSERWVTALYYLILGASITLTLGLGTRVSSVIVYLGLNALNQRNPIILHGGDTFLRSAAFFLIFASSAEVLSLDSLIRRYRKPSESVPRLISPWPLRLIQYQLALLYLASFWWKAHGNTWWNGTALYYVVNLGEVRRFPIPHILHTAWVLRLGGWCAMAFELLFPCLVWFKRFRNPILIAGLLFHLSLEYALNVPMFQWEVLSAYVLFLNFGERPTQTTR; via the coding sequence ATGACCTTCAGCAGCCTTCGAACCTCCCTGACTGAATATCTCTTCAAGCCCGTCTCACCCTGGCCCGCCGCCGTCTATCGAATCCTCTTCGGCCTCTGCGTTTGTGCGACGCTGCTCCTGCTCCACGGCGATTGGAGCAACTGGTTCGGCGTTCACGGCTGGATCACCCCGGACACCATCGATCAGGCAGAGACCGGCTTCCGCCTCAACCTGTTCGCCCTGGCACCCCATAGCGAGCGCTGGGTTACAGCCCTCTACTACCTCATTCTCGGCGCCTCCATCACGCTCACGCTCGGCCTCGGAACGCGCGTCAGCAGTGTCATCGTCTACCTTGGCCTGAACGCGCTCAACCAGAGAAACCCCATCATCCTGCATGGTGGCGACACCTTCCTCCGCAGCGCCGCCTTCTTCCTCATCTTCGCCTCGTCGGCTGAGGTTCTGTCGCTCGATAGCCTCATCCGCAGGTATCGCAAACCGTCAGAGAGCGTCCCGCGATTGATCTCTCCGTGGCCGCTGCGCCTCATCCAATATCAACTCGCCCTCCTCTACCTCGCCTCGTTCTGGTGGAAGGCGCACGGCAACACCTGGTGGAACGGCACCGCTCTCTACTACGTCGTCAACCTCGGAGAGGTCCGCCGCTTCCCCATCCCGCACATCCTGCACACCGCATGGGTCCTGCGGCTGGGCGGCTGGTGCGCCATGGCGTTCGAGCTTCTCTTCCCTTGCCTCGTCTGGTTCAAGCGATTTCGCAACCCCATCCTGATCGCCGGCCTGCTCTTTCACCTCAGCCTCGAGTACGCCCTGAACGTTCCCATGTTCCAGTGGGAGGTCCTCAGCGCCTATGTCCTCTTCCTCAACTTCGGGGAACGCCCGACCCAAACGACTCGATAG
- a CDS encoding addiction module protein: MSTLPSQISDLSIAEKVELLGALWEDIEAHAPALSDEQEAELDRRVAEYERNPSDVIPWEQLRAELFKH; this comes from the coding sequence ATGAGTACACTTCCCAGCCAGATCAGCGATTTGTCCATTGCGGAGAAGGTCGAGTTGCTGGGTGCGCTTTGGGAAGATATTGAAGCGCATGCACCTGCCTTGAGCGACGAACAGGAAGCAGAGCTGGATCGTCGTGTGGCTGAGTATGAACGAAATCCCTCGGATGTGATCCCTTGGGAGCAGCTTCGGGCGGAACTATTCAAGCACTAG
- a CDS encoding DUF6980 family protein codes for MYVNDHCCAMMSSNLAGGETAILYVPKFRDYGIPVLDGGGSFIAISHCPWCGQTLPHTLRDRWFTEIEARGFEIGDDNIPVEFATDAWWKASA; via the coding sequence GTGTACGTGAACGACCACTGCTGTGCCATGATGTCGAGCAATCTCGCTGGAGGAGAAACCGCAATCCTCTATGTGCCCAAGTTCCGCGATTACGGCATTCCGGTGCTTGATGGAGGCGGTAGCTTCATTGCCATCAGCCACTGCCCGTGGTGTGGACAAACCCTTCCGCACACATTACGCGACCGTTGGTTTACGGAGATCGAAGCCCGCGGTTTTGAGATTGGCGACGACAACATCCCTGTGGAATTCGCTACGGACGCATGGTGGAAGGCTAGTGCTTGA
- a CDS encoding ZIP family metal transporter translates to MLPFLLILPVVSTLAGGLLALRFRRNMPLLIAAAAGLLLGAAFLDLLPEALDLGAKQRLGGADVLGLTLGFFLLFAAIESGLDALTEREAGAQKTLRRVAGGLLVFHSFRDGMAIGAAFAASHTAGYAVALGIGAHDLADGMNTIILTTRGEKARWPDYLFLGLDAMAPFVGGLLTVWWLISSRDAVILLTLAAGFFLQMATSDFLPQVRRHEGNRRWLLGAVVGGAGVIYLTNRLLAG, encoded by the coding sequence GTGCTTCCTTTCCTTCTGATTCTGCCCGTCGTGTCGACGCTGGCTGGTGGTTTGCTTGCGTTGCGCTTCAGGCGGAATATGCCGTTGCTCATTGCGGCTGCCGCGGGACTGTTGCTGGGGGCGGCTTTTCTCGATCTGCTGCCGGAGGCGCTGGACCTGGGGGCGAAGCAGCGGCTCGGCGGGGCGGATGTGCTGGGGCTTACGCTGGGGTTCTTCCTGCTGTTTGCAGCGATCGAGAGCGGTCTGGACGCGCTGACGGAGCGAGAGGCTGGCGCGCAGAAGACGCTGCGGCGCGTGGCCGGCGGGCTGCTGGTATTTCACAGCTTTCGGGATGGGATGGCGATCGGGGCGGCATTTGCCGCGTCGCATACGGCGGGGTACGCGGTGGCGCTGGGGATTGGCGCGCATGACCTGGCGGACGGGATGAATACGATCATTCTGACGACGCGTGGCGAGAAGGCTCGGTGGCCGGATTATCTGTTCCTGGGGCTCGATGCGATGGCGCCGTTTGTGGGGGGCTTGCTGACCGTCTGGTGGTTGATCTCGTCGCGAGACGCGGTGATCCTGTTGACGCTGGCCGCGGGGTTCTTCTTGCAGATGGCGACGAGTGATTTCCTCCCGCAGGTGAGGCGGCATGAGGGGAATAGACGATGGTTGCTGGGGGCCGTAGTCGGTGGGGCCGGCGTGATTTATCTAACGAATCGGTTGCTGGCGGGGTAG
- a CDS encoding sodium:solute symporter family protein → MHVVPAAFLMSGQLTHLAPVDVVILVLYFALVVFIGFYVKGSTNTSEEFFLAGREMSAWIAGLSFVSANLGSLELMGWAGAAYQYGMLATHWYWIGAIPAMLFLGIVMMPFYYISKTHSVPGYLHLRFGDGARAVSAVSFALMTILMSGVNMYAMAVVMQTVLGWNITFSIWVGAGTVALYVMLGGLRSAIINEVLQFVLIWAGAAMIPILGLVEAGGWHQLKANIATNIGNANYTHMWTTLGSFKDNPMGVHWTGIVFGLGFVISFGYWTTDFLVVQRVLSANNLRAAKMAPVIGAAFKMAVPLIVIVPGLVALGLHNADGSRMFDLVPASVAKVTGQHSFDDVLPLMLIRYCGPGLLGLGITALVAGFMSGMAGNVSAFSTVWTYDLYGAFINKKASDSHYVAMGRWSTVIGMLISIATAYLVMNANSIMDYVQALFSFFIAPLFGTVILGMLWKRATHAGGFWGLLAGTASSIGMFVWVQTNGGALRYIAMSADAKPMAENLYRALWSWIICVVVTVIVSLMTKAQPMSELSGLVYGVTPLPDDGAKNLFEKPIFWAVVVITVFFILNIVFF, encoded by the coding sequence GTGGTGTTCATCGGGTTCTATGTGAAGGGCTCGACGAATACGTCTGAGGAGTTCTTCCTGGCGGGGCGGGAGATGTCGGCCTGGATTGCGGGGCTGAGCTTTGTTTCGGCGAACCTGGGGTCGCTGGAGCTGATGGGTTGGGCGGGCGCAGCGTACCAGTACGGGATGCTGGCGACGCACTGGTACTGGATTGGTGCCATTCCGGCGATGCTGTTCCTGGGTATCGTGATGATGCCGTTTTATTACATCTCTAAGACGCACTCCGTCCCGGGATACCTGCATCTGCGGTTCGGGGATGGCGCGCGGGCGGTGAGCGCGGTGAGCTTTGCGCTGATGACGATTTTGATGTCCGGCGTGAACATGTACGCGATGGCCGTGGTGATGCAGACGGTGCTGGGCTGGAATATTACGTTTTCGATCTGGGTGGGTGCGGGAACGGTGGCGCTGTACGTGATGCTGGGCGGCCTGCGGTCCGCGATCATCAACGAGGTGCTGCAGTTTGTGCTGATCTGGGCGGGTGCGGCGATGATCCCGATCCTGGGGCTCGTGGAGGCGGGCGGCTGGCACCAGTTGAAGGCGAACATTGCGACAAATATCGGGAACGCGAACTACACGCATATGTGGACGACCCTGGGGAGCTTCAAGGACAACCCGATGGGCGTGCATTGGACGGGGATCGTGTTCGGGCTGGGGTTTGTGATCAGCTTTGGGTATTGGACCACCGATTTTCTCGTCGTCCAGCGGGTTTTGAGTGCGAACAATCTGCGTGCGGCGAAGATGGCTCCGGTGATTGGCGCGGCGTTCAAGATGGCGGTGCCGCTGATCGTCATTGTGCCGGGGCTGGTGGCGCTGGGGCTGCATAACGCGGATGGGTCGCGGATGTTCGACCTGGTGCCTGCGTCCGTGGCGAAGGTGACGGGGCAGCATAGCTTCGACGACGTGCTTCCGCTGATGCTGATTCGATACTGCGGACCGGGGCTGCTGGGGCTGGGGATCACGGCGCTGGTGGCGGGCTTTATGAGCGGGATGGCCGGGAACGTCAGTGCGTTTTCGACTGTCTGGACGTATGACCTCTATGGGGCTTTCATCAATAAGAAGGCTTCCGACAGCCATTATGTGGCGATGGGGCGGTGGTCGACCGTGATTGGGATGTTGATCTCGATTGCTACGGCTTATCTGGTGATGAATGCGAACTCGATCATGGACTATGTGCAGGCGCTGTTCAGCTTCTTCATCGCGCCGCTGTTTGGGACGGTGATCCTGGGCATGCTATGGAAGCGGGCGACCCATGCGGGCGGCTTCTGGGGATTGCTGGCGGGGACGGCTTCTTCGATCGGGATGTTTGTGTGGGTGCAGACGAACGGTGGTGCGCTACGGTATATCGCGATGAGTGCGGATGCGAAGCCGATGGCGGAGAATCTCTATCGTGCGCTTTGGAGCTGGATTATCTGTGTGGTCGTGACGGTGATCGTCAGCTTGATGACGAAGGCTCAGCCCATGTCGGAGCTCTCCGGCCTGGTGTATGGGGTGACTCCGCTGCCGGATGATGGGGCGAAGAACTTGTTTGAGAAGCCTATTTTCTGGGCGGTTGTGGTGATTACAGTGTTCTTTATTTTGAATATTGTGTTTTTTTAG